In Alkalihalobacillus sp. TS-13, the following are encoded in one genomic region:
- a CDS encoding MDR family MFS transporter encodes MEHLPIKQKITIMVAVLASMLFAALNQTIVGTALPIIVSDLGGMNYFSWIFTIYMLASSVTAILVGRLSDMYGRKPFILLGLGLFIVASFFCGTADTMVELILYRGFQGLAGGMIFSTAFASIGDLFSPRERGRWQGLMAAVFGLSSVFGPTLGGYIVDHFAWKWIFWIFLPVGFVAFILIMRLFPSVPRKDHGRIDYFGSVFLAATIIPMLLAFSWAGNQYAWGSFQVNGLFAFSIVALLAFLYTERKVTNPVLPLSLFGNSVFTISNIIGLLIGMAMFGAIMYMPFFIQGVIGTSATKTGFIMMSMMLSMVLSSTIVGQLITKTGKYKKMAIFGLTMMGIGIFSLTTLNTDSTNIDAIYRLVIIGLGLGCSFPIFNITIQNAVAYKYLGVATSSVQLFRQLGGTIGVSVMGAIMNMIMSAKLDTTSKAGLQGGLEKAADPKVLMDPEQLQAFKEQVPAEQEDMLNQVISAMRNTLSDALGGAFLFGVFTMVLAVILVLFLKEVRLKTSNQEDEDEENIIQVEEKKRSTV; translated from the coding sequence ATGGAACATTTACCAATCAAACAAAAAATAACGATCATGGTAGCGGTCTTGGCCTCGATGTTATTTGCCGCGCTGAACCAGACGATCGTAGGCACAGCATTGCCGATCATTGTTTCTGACTTAGGTGGTATGAACTATTTCAGTTGGATCTTTACAATTTATATGCTGGCATCAAGCGTAACGGCGATCCTTGTGGGAAGATTATCTGATATGTATGGTCGGAAACCGTTCATACTGCTCGGTCTTGGTTTGTTCATTGTTGCTAGTTTCTTCTGTGGAACAGCCGATACGATGGTGGAGCTCATCCTTTATAGAGGCTTTCAGGGTTTAGCCGGCGGAATGATCTTTTCAACTGCCTTCGCTTCGATCGGTGACTTGTTTTCACCACGTGAGCGTGGCCGCTGGCAGGGATTGATGGCCGCAGTTTTCGGACTTTCAAGCGTGTTCGGACCAACGCTCGGCGGTTACATCGTCGATCATTTTGCGTGGAAGTGGATTTTCTGGATCTTCCTCCCCGTTGGATTTGTGGCATTTATTTTGATCATGCGATTATTTCCGAGCGTTCCGCGTAAAGACCATGGAAGAATTGATTATTTCGGATCAGTCTTTCTTGCTGCAACTATTATTCCGATGTTGCTGGCATTCTCATGGGCTGGCAATCAGTATGCCTGGGGTTCCTTTCAGGTGAACGGGTTATTCGCGTTCTCCATCGTTGCTTTACTGGCCTTTTTATATACAGAACGGAAGGTAACCAATCCTGTCCTGCCATTGAGCCTATTCGGCAATAGCGTATTTACGATATCCAATATCATCGGTCTTTTGATCGGAATGGCGATGTTCGGGGCAATCATGTATATGCCATTTTTCATTCAAGGGGTGATCGGTACATCAGCGACGAAAACTGGATTCATCATGATGTCGATGATGCTCAGTATGGTCCTATCAAGTACGATTGTAGGTCAATTGATCACCAAAACTGGTAAATATAAAAAAATGGCTATCTTCGGGCTTACCATGATGGGAATCGGAATCTTCTCGCTGACAACATTGAACACTGATAGCACGAATATCGATGCGATTTATCGCCTGGTGATCATTGGCCTTGGGTTGGGCTGCAGTTTTCCGATTTTCAACATTACAATCCAGAATGCGGTTGCTTATAAATATCTAGGTGTCGCAACCTCTTCTGTACAGTTGTTCCGGCAGCTCGGCGGTACCATCGGTGTATCTGTAATGGGTGCCATAATGAATATGATCATGAGTGCTAAGCTGGATACAACAAGTAAAGCAGGATTACAAGGTGGCCTGGAAAAAGCAGCCGATCCGAAAGTATTAATGGACCCTGAACAACTTCAGGCATTCAAAGAACAAGTGCCAGCTGAACAGGAGGATATGTTGAATCAGGTCATCAGTGCAATGCGCAATACATTAAGTGATGCTTTGGGCGGTGCATTCCTATTCGGCGTTTTCACGATGGTCCTGGCAGTGATCCTCGTTTTGTTTTTGAAAGAAGTGAGATTGAAGACATCTAATCAGGAAGATGAGGATGAAGAAAATATCATTCAAGTGGAAGAGAAGAAACGTTCAACCGTATAA
- a CDS encoding GNAT family N-acetyltransferase, translated as MEAFPELSTDRLHLKEIKDEHAGILYDLFTNKDVLKYYGSDPMGDISEAQELIQKFRVGLKHNTVIRWGIFLKSEGKLIGTCGFHNWNHRYFRAEIGYELFPEYWGQAYMREALEAITEYGFNELSLHRVGALISPHNNASLSLIEKLGFEREGILKDYAYSGKGFIDLTMYAKIKTN; from the coding sequence ATGGAAGCATTTCCGGAATTAAGTACAGACCGATTGCATTTAAAAGAAATTAAAGACGAACACGCAGGAATTTTATATGATCTTTTTACAAACAAAGATGTCTTGAAATATTATGGTTCCGATCCGATGGGGGATATTTCTGAAGCACAAGAATTGATTCAAAAATTCCGTGTCGGCTTGAAGCATAATACGGTCATTCGCTGGGGGATATTCTTGAAGTCGGAGGGAAAGCTCATTGGGACATGTGGTTTTCATAATTGGAACCACCGCTATTTCAGAGCCGAAATCGGTTATGAGCTATTTCCGGAATACTGGGGCCAAGCCTATATGAGAGAGGCGCTTGAAGCTATTACCGAGTATGGATTCAACGAATTGAGCCTTCATCGGGTCGGCGCACTGATCTCCCCTCATAATAATGCTTCCTTAAGTTTGATCGAAAAATTAGGCTTTGAAAGGGAAGGTATTTTGAAGGATTATGCATATAGTGGCAAAGGCTTCATCGATCTGACGATGTATGCGAAAATCAAAACAAATTAG
- a CDS encoding copper resistance D family protein, producing the protein MIIFFKGILYVAFSLLIGGMLLESIPKNHKPKVAVSKELLLWVIASIPILMFVQLLQIIQYLSESIGYLETFTSVLFTFSVGKAWLASLLIAGVLFLLVYKNNLKDTTFYARLGLFLSIVLASSYSFASHTASLYPVIGFIAHFLHVASIAGWIGVLLYVAWSSERDSDWVPFLNWFTPFSIGAVLILTGGGLLMNEIVAPQYVDSWILPYGQALVIKHLLLIPVFIYACVHGFYLKKMIHRKGSQHVKRSLQGEAILVIFVFSVTAYLSQQVPPHEVWRTMLQEQPSPLFLYFFDGTIDPQSVISFSITNEVLLWALGGIVMLVGTLFSIIRQFPVIVSVVLGLGTSGLYYLALMSGVV; encoded by the coding sequence ATGATCATATTTTTCAAAGGTATTTTGTATGTAGCATTTTCACTGCTCATTGGCGGTATGCTCCTCGAGTCGATTCCAAAAAACCACAAGCCGAAAGTGGCTGTCTCAAAAGAACTGTTACTATGGGTCATTGCCTCCATCCCGATTCTTATGTTCGTACAGCTCTTGCAAATTATCCAGTATCTGTCTGAAAGTATTGGGTATCTGGAGACATTCACTTCTGTTCTATTTACCTTCAGTGTCGGTAAAGCCTGGCTAGCTAGCCTTTTGATAGCAGGTGTGCTATTTCTGCTCGTCTATAAAAACAACCTGAAAGACACGACGTTCTATGCGAGACTTGGTTTGTTCTTAAGTATTGTTCTGGCTAGCTCATATTCATTTGCAAGTCATACCGCCTCTCTTTACCCTGTTATCGGGTTCATTGCGCACTTCTTACATGTGGCATCAATTGCTGGATGGATCGGCGTTCTTCTTTACGTTGCTTGGAGCTCTGAGCGTGATTCGGATTGGGTTCCATTTCTGAATTGGTTTACACCGTTTTCAATTGGCGCTGTGCTGATTCTGACCGGAGGTGGGCTTTTGATGAATGAAATCGTAGCCCCGCAGTATGTAGATTCATGGATTTTGCCATATGGGCAAGCGTTAGTAATCAAACATTTGTTGTTGATCCCTGTATTCATATATGCATGTGTGCACGGGTTTTATCTGAAAAAAATGATTCACCGGAAAGGTAGTCAGCATGTAAAACGTTCGCTCCAGGGTGAAGCAATTCTTGTGATTTTCGTATTTTCGGTAACCGCATATTTGTCCCAGCAGGTTCCTCCCCATGAAGTCTGGCGAACGATGCTTCAGGAGCAGCCTTCTCCATTATTCTTGTATTTTTTCGATGGCACGATCGATCCGCAGTCAGTGATTTCTTTCTCCATAACGAATGAAGTGCTCCTATGGGCATTAGGTGGAATCGTCATGCTGGTGGGAACTTTGTTCAGCATCATAAGGCAATTTCCAGTGATCGTAAGCGTAGTACTTGGTTTAGGAACATCTGGCCTGTATTATCTCGCCCTGATGTCAGGGGTTGTTTAA
- a CDS encoding NADPH-dependent FMN reductase, with the protein MNILVINGSPMEKSRTRGIANIVKELLEEKGVTVNYFDLGTDKLPLFPGNQGNDENGSLQKLYSAAQEADAFFITSPEYHNGMSGVLKNALDFLGGSHFKHKPAAIAAASGGSKGGINALNNMRTVLRGLYAIVLPDQFVSDPYCYDAEYRLVDREAVERLQMITDLLVDLTEKLDVKQEQNIQ; encoded by the coding sequence ATGAATATCTTAGTAATCAATGGCAGTCCAATGGAAAAATCGAGAACACGTGGGATCGCAAATATTGTAAAAGAATTGCTAGAGGAAAAGGGAGTCACGGTAAACTACTTTGACCTCGGAACCGATAAACTCCCGTTGTTTCCTGGGAATCAAGGCAATGATGAAAATGGATCTCTTCAGAAGCTTTACAGTGCTGCTCAAGAGGCTGATGCGTTCTTTATCACATCCCCTGAATATCATAATGGAATGAGCGGGGTATTGAAAAACGCATTGGATTTCCTCGGGGGAAGCCATTTTAAGCATAAACCGGCAGCTATTGCTGCAGCTTCTGGTGGAAGCAAGGGAGGCATCAACGCATTGAACAATATGAGGACCGTTCTAAGAGGACTTTACGCAATCGTGCTCCCGGATCAATTCGTTTCGGATCCTTATTGTTATGATGCAGAATATAGACTGGTCGATCGTGAAGCAGTAGAGCGGCTGCAGATGATTACCGACCTCCTTGTCGATTTGACAGAAAAACTTGATGTTAAGCAGGAACAGAACATCCAATAG
- a CDS encoding alpha/beta fold hydrolase gives MSTWKTQLIQTDRGTFEIFTKGDGIPVCITHLYSEFNETGDHFANTFSKRNQAILVNLRGTGRSIGYKNIDELSMFETVKDLEAVKEALGFKRWSFAGHSTGGMLGLLYALEFPDSIDRLIVVGSAASGDYTSKKRSIYNPEHPQFNKMQELISRLKSNCLHPDERKLLSRERTKLSLNEPEKYESYFSADIFKKMAASRLDYFGEYDFPNFDLRDKLKDIKVPTLIICGEHDVQCPIECSEEIDEGLKDSTFLRFQYSNHYPFLEEQERFQLAISAFLA, from the coding sequence TTGAGTACATGGAAAACACAATTAATTCAAACTGACCGTGGAACATTTGAAATTTTTACTAAGGGTGATGGAATCCCGGTATGTATTACACATCTGTATTCAGAATTCAATGAAACTGGGGACCATTTTGCAAATACATTCTCAAAACGAAATCAGGCTATTTTGGTGAACCTGCGCGGTACGGGCCGTTCAATCGGATATAAAAACATCGATGAACTTTCGATGTTTGAGACCGTTAAAGACCTCGAGGCTGTGAAGGAGGCACTTGGATTTAAGCGATGGTCTTTTGCAGGTCACTCAACCGGAGGAATGCTCGGGCTCCTTTATGCATTGGAGTTTCCAGATTCAATAGACCGGTTGATTGTCGTCGGAAGTGCAGCGAGTGGTGATTATACTTCGAAAAAGAGAAGTATCTACAACCCCGAACATCCACAGTTTAATAAAATGCAAGAATTGATAAGTCGATTGAAATCCAATTGCTTGCACCCTGATGAACGCAAGTTGCTTTCACGAGAACGGACGAAGCTTTCATTGAATGAACCAGAAAAGTATGAAAGTTATTTTTCAGCAGACATTTTTAAAAAGATGGCGGCATCCCGATTAGACTACTTCGGCGAGTATGATTTTCCGAATTTTGATTTGAGAGATAAGTTGAAGGATATCAAGGTTCCTACGTTGATTATTTGTGGGGAACACGATGTGCAATGTCCGATCGAATGCTCAGAAGAAATAGATGAAGGACTGAAAGATTCCACATTTTTACGATTCCAGTATAGTAACCATTATCCGTTCTTAGAAGAACAAGAAAGATTCCAGCTTGCAATCAGTGCGTTTTTAGCATGA
- a CDS encoding response regulator transcription factor, whose translation MGIKVLLVDDHLMVLKGLRFFLGTQSEIDLVGEASNGEEAIRQVNALHPDVVLMDLTMPVMDGIEATKRIKNEYPNMKIIVLTSFSDQDHVVPALQAGADGYQLKDIEPDELVKSIKAVYAGETHLHPTATSQLLSHVSNGTKTNEAEKSFNQLTAREKDVLRQITLGQNNKEISTELFITEKTVKTHVSNILGKLGLHDRTQAAILAMKNKWFDA comes from the coding sequence ATGGGGATTAAAGTATTGTTAGTGGATGACCATCTCATGGTATTGAAGGGCTTGAGGTTCTTTCTCGGAACGCAGTCTGAAATTGATCTGGTAGGGGAGGCGTCGAACGGTGAAGAGGCGATCCGACAGGTTAATGCTCTACATCCTGATGTCGTATTGATGGATTTGACGATGCCTGTGATGGATGGGATTGAAGCGACAAAACGAATTAAAAATGAGTACCCGAACATGAAAATCATCGTCCTGACCAGTTTTTCAGATCAGGATCATGTCGTTCCTGCACTACAGGCTGGAGCAGATGGATACCAACTAAAGGATATTGAGCCGGATGAACTCGTAAAATCGATCAAAGCGGTATATGCTGGTGAAACCCACCTGCATCCAACAGCGACCTCACAACTGCTGAGTCACGTTTCAAATGGAACCAAAACGAACGAAGCAGAAAAGAGCTTCAACCAATTGACTGCTAGGGAAAAAGATGTGCTTCGCCAGATCACACTTGGGCAGAACAACAAAGAAATATCCACTGAGCTGTTCATAACGGAAAAAACAGTGAAAACCCATGTGAGCAATATCCTCGGTAAATTAGGTTTGCATGACCGGACACAAGCCGCCATTTTAGCGATGAAGAACAAGTGGTTCGATGCTTGA
- a CDS encoding GAF domain-containing protein, with protein MSRVHTLKVIAETLNQSNDLKEMLQSVLEKLLEVTGLSTGWIFLTGKEPTYTFVADVNLPPALSWEGKKPMCEGGCWCLDKVWDGRLQKAVNIINCKRIEDAIEYDWGDTKGITHHATVPLIAGGEKFGLLNVAEPGKNEFTEDELDLLQSVSFQIGTAIKRTKLYEAQQKKAEQYAKLDEISRSIWKMNDIHHLPQCTVENIGRLFNLDALAFFIREENILALRGTYFQNDSQKVHKRFPIAPDGDLTATLSNETVQLELSHYGLTVEKSFLIPLLIGEEWIGCLIGHQNAEQSEEIDEDVLRALGDHLSLVLEKARLFEKSRELALIEERNRLARDLHDSVNQKLFSLSLTARGLKEYVKQISVNEMVTESLSEMQALSQEVVGEMRAMIWQLKPVGLEEGVIVSLKKYGESLGLNVTEEIKGVGNIPRMIEETLWRVGQEALNNVHKHARTQDVHLFLSRKKDEVILRVQDEGCGYTIREDHDSWSFGLSSMKERTEIMGGRLKIESQREVGTTVEVRFQIKQEREGYDGD; from the coding sequence ATGTCGAGAGTCCATACGCTGAAAGTAATCGCAGAAACGTTGAATCAATCCAATGACTTGAAGGAAATGCTTCAATCCGTTTTGGAAAAACTCCTTGAAGTGACAGGGTTATCCACAGGTTGGATTTTTTTAACAGGCAAAGAACCGACTTATACATTCGTCGCAGATGTCAACTTGCCGCCTGCTTTGTCCTGGGAAGGGAAAAAGCCGATGTGTGAGGGAGGTTGCTGGTGCTTGGATAAGGTTTGGGATGGTCGTTTACAGAAGGCGGTCAATATCATCAATTGCAAACGTATTGAAGATGCGATCGAGTACGATTGGGGAGATACGAAAGGGATTACACATCATGCAACAGTCCCGCTTATTGCAGGCGGTGAGAAATTCGGGTTATTGAATGTAGCTGAACCAGGAAAAAACGAGTTTACAGAAGACGAGTTGGACCTGTTGCAGTCCGTCTCATTTCAAATCGGAACAGCAATCAAAAGGACAAAATTGTATGAAGCTCAACAGAAAAAGGCGGAGCAATATGCGAAACTTGATGAAATCAGCCGCTCGATTTGGAAAATGAATGATATTCATCACCTGCCTCAATGCACGGTTGAAAATATCGGTCGATTGTTTAACTTGGATGCACTAGCTTTCTTCATAAGAGAGGAAAATATCCTTGCCTTACGAGGGACTTATTTTCAAAATGACTCACAAAAAGTACATAAGCGCTTTCCGATTGCTCCTGATGGTGATCTAACAGCCACACTTTCCAACGAGACCGTTCAACTGGAACTAAGTCACTACGGATTAACAGTGGAAAAGTCTTTTCTCATACCATTATTGATAGGGGAAGAGTGGATCGGTTGTCTAATCGGTCATCAAAATGCAGAACAATCGGAAGAGATTGATGAAGATGTACTGCGTGCCCTGGGAGATCACCTTTCACTCGTCTTGGAAAAAGCGCGTCTGTTCGAAAAAAGCCGTGAATTAGCATTGATTGAAGAACGGAATCGGTTAGCCCGTGATTTACATGACTCTGTGAACCAAAAACTGTTTTCCTTAAGTTTGACTGCGCGAGGATTGAAAGAATATGTAAAACAGATATCTGTCAATGAAATGGTTACAGAGTCGTTGAGTGAAATGCAGGCTTTGTCCCAAGAAGTTGTAGGGGAAATGAGAGCGATGATCTGGCAGTTGAAGCCCGTTGGTTTGGAAGAAGGGGTGATTGTTTCCCTGAAAAAATACGGCGAATCATTAGGACTGAATGTGACCGAAGAAATCAAAGGAGTCGGGAATATACCAAGAATGATTGAAGAAACACTGTGGCGTGTCGGTCAGGAAGCGTTGAATAATGTCCATAAACATGCGAGGACCCAGGATGTCCATCTGTTTTTAAGCAGGAAAAAAGATGAAGTCATCCTTCGCGTTCAAGACGAGGGTTGTGGGTATACAATACGTGAAGATCATGATAGCTGGTCCTTCGGCCTCTCAAGTATGAAAGAGCGCACGGAAATCATGGGCGGTAGGCTGAAAATCGAAAGCCAGAGAGAAGTAGGGACGACAGTTGAAGTACGCTTTCAAATCAAGCAAGAAAGAGAGGGTTATGATGGGGATTAA
- a CDS encoding spore coat protein, with protein sequence MNIQNPESNVPETPEMNDRDFINDVLATEKYMTEAYSTAMNEASHQELYQDISSIAKETQDCQRNLFNVMFQKGWYTFEQAQPQKLQQDYQQFSGYKNQLPGGGTAMQ encoded by the coding sequence ATGAATATTCAAAATCCGGAATCAAACGTCCCAGAAACGCCTGAAATGAATGACCGTGATTTTATCAATGACGTGTTGGCAACCGAAAAATATATGACAGAGGCGTATTCAACTGCAATGAATGAAGCGAGTCATCAAGAGCTTTATCAAGATATTTCCTCGATTGCGAAAGAAACGCAAGATTGCCAGCGTAACCTGTTCAATGTGATGTTCCAAAAAGGCTGGTACACATTTGAACAAGCACAGCCTCAAAAGCTTCAACAGGATTACCAACAGTTTTCGGGTTACAAAAACCAACTCCCTGGCGGAGGAACGGCAATGCAATAA
- a CDS encoding copper resistance CopC family protein, with protein MRKYIIICFVILFTILNNPSFSNAHSSLQGTSPEDGESVKHPLDIITFKFSSEIKEGSKFTLTDQDGKSIEIQSIDLKENVMLGQLSEPLPTGTYTVSYKIISQDSHVVEGGFTFSVEAEESTENPDENPSTGEDQNPSENGQPDEKSADSETPKGKVENGLSPVVIGIAAITIVCGVAVIWWLLRKKAVK; from the coding sequence ATGCGGAAATATATAATTATCTGTTTCGTAATCTTATTCACAATATTGAACAACCCATCTTTTTCTAATGCCCATTCGTCTCTTCAAGGGACGTCTCCTGAAGATGGAGAATCTGTGAAGCATCCACTGGACATCATTACATTCAAGTTTAGTTCTGAAATAAAAGAAGGTAGTAAATTCACACTTACTGACCAAGATGGAAAATCTATTGAAATACAATCAATCGATCTAAAAGAAAATGTCATGCTCGGTCAGCTTTCTGAGCCTCTGCCAACCGGAACGTATACCGTTTCTTATAAAATCATTTCTCAAGATTCACATGTTGTGGAGGGCGGTTTCACTTTTTCAGTAGAAGCTGAAGAATCGACCGAAAACCCGGATGAAAATCCATCAACAGGTGAGGACCAGAATCCATCTGAAAATGGCCAGCCAGATGAAAAGTCAGCTGATAGCGAAACGCCTAAAGGAAAAGTGGAAAATGGGCTATCTCCAGTTGTCATCGGAATTGCTGCTATCACGATCGTCTGTGGTGTTGCGGTTATTTGGTGGCTCTTAAGGAAGAAGGCAGTAAAATGA
- a CDS encoding phosphatase PAP2 family protein, with protein sequence MNDLNTTKTKKALEKISLELIIGIIAAMALLGVFAKLTDELLENELQGFDTLISNIVYSLQTPWLTNIMIFMTHAGDTYTYVFLVIIVLVILIKKSLKWEAFVLLITILGSWAMNTFLKGSFERERPDLEHLVEVGGYSFPSGHAMVSIAAYGIIAYLLIQYLRKSGKPYWPVVLLAGIWILLIGFSRIYLHVHYPSDVIAGFSAGGVWLLACIYALSLLNRMNRHRKVN encoded by the coding sequence ATGAATGATCTGAATACAACAAAAACGAAAAAAGCATTAGAGAAAATCAGTCTGGAACTGATTATCGGCATTATTGCTGCTATGGCATTACTAGGCGTTTTCGCCAAACTAACCGATGAACTTCTGGAAAATGAGTTGCAGGGATTCGACACGTTAATTTCGAATATTGTCTATAGCCTTCAAACACCATGGCTGACAAATATCATGATTTTCATGACCCATGCAGGGGATACGTATACATATGTGTTTCTGGTAATAATCGTCCTTGTTATTCTCATAAAGAAGAGTCTTAAATGGGAGGCCTTTGTTCTCCTCATCACCATTCTTGGCTCGTGGGCGATGAATACGTTTTTAAAAGGTTCCTTTGAAAGGGAAAGACCGGATTTGGAACACCTGGTAGAAGTGGGCGGCTACAGTTTTCCGAGTGGTCATGCGATGGTTTCGATCGCTGCTTATGGGATTATAGCGTATTTATTGATCCAGTATTTGCGCAAGAGTGGGAAGCCATATTGGCCAGTCGTTCTGTTGGCAGGGATATGGATTTTACTGATTGGTTTTTCTAGAATCTATTTACATGTCCACTATCCTAGCGATGTGATCGCTGGTTTTTCAGCAGGGGGTGTCTGGCTTTTGGCTTGCATTTATGCCCTTTCATTATTGAATCGAATGAATAGACACAGAAAGGTGAATTGA
- a CDS encoding YusU family protein gives MEQKLREQFDGLLTKYTDLLLGETDDELKEKVQMWALYTYMSKSMPPLVKHWNEQYPDAKEGMKELIQEIRERNEQYRNEQNK, from the coding sequence ATGGAACAAAAACTAAGGGAGCAGTTTGATGGACTGCTTACCAAATATACTGATTTGCTATTAGGTGAAACGGATGATGAACTGAAAGAGAAGGTGCAGATGTGGGCGTTGTATACCTATATGTCAAAATCGATGCCCCCTCTGGTAAAGCATTGGAATGAACAATATCCTGATGCAAAAGAAGGCATGAAAGAACTCATCCAGGAGATTCGGGAGCGGAACGAACAATATCGGAATGAGCAGAATAAGTAA
- a CDS encoding CBS domain-containing protein, protein MNIGFYLLPKSEVKYLNPESTIRQALEKMSYHKYTSVPLVDDEGKYSGTLTEGDLLWKLKEDLDADEDYDEIQKIKLKDVPMRVKNIPISINANMEDLITLATDQNFIPITDDDGHFIGIIRRRDIIKYCASVIWEKNEA, encoded by the coding sequence ATGAATATTGGCTTTTACTTACTGCCGAAAAGTGAAGTGAAATATTTGAATCCTGAGTCGACCATTCGACAAGCCTTAGAAAAGATGTCTTATCACAAATATACATCTGTCCCGCTTGTTGATGATGAAGGTAAATATTCAGGCACTTTGACAGAAGGAGATCTTTTATGGAAATTGAAAGAAGATCTTGATGCAGATGAGGATTATGATGAAATCCAAAAGATCAAATTGAAAGATGTACCTATGCGGGTCAAAAATATTCCGATATCCATCAATGCCAATATGGAAGATCTGATTACACTGGCTACTGATCAGAACTTCATTCCAATTACGGATGACGATGGACATTTCATCGGGATCATCCGGCGCAGGGATATCATCAAGTACTGTGCAAGCGTGATATGGGAAAAAAACGAAGCATAG
- a CDS encoding MarR family winged helix-turn-helix transcriptional regulator, protein MDNRQQLIGELEKSFRTTFRMFRKEINDLFGDECTSTEFTYLKFIMGKNEVMSSMLSQEFNVATSHITAVTDRLVKRDLVRRKRAENDRRVIYLSLTEKGEELVNFLEKKKHRYMEEKFKNLSDNEMKTLVKLFSKITSSS, encoded by the coding sequence ATGGATAATCGACAGCAATTGATAGGGGAACTGGAGAAAAGTTTCCGTACGACATTCCGGATGTTCCGGAAAGAAATTAACGATCTCTTCGGTGATGAATGCACATCCACTGAATTTACTTACTTGAAATTCATCATGGGAAAAAACGAGGTCATGAGCTCAATGCTTTCTCAAGAATTCAATGTGGCTACAAGTCATATAACGGCGGTCACGGATCGTCTTGTCAAACGGGATTTGGTCAGAAGGAAACGAGCCGAAAATGATCGGAGAGTGATCTACCTCAGTCTTACCGAAAAAGGAGAGGAGCTCGTGAATTTCCTTGAGAAGAAAAAGCATAGGTATATGGAAGAAAAGTTCAAGAACTTATCAGATAATGAAATGAAAACCCTGGTAAAGCTCTTTTCGAAAATAACGTCGTCTTCTTGA